The Streptomyces sp. NBC_00483 genome contains the following window.
GCGATATTGAGAGTTCCTTCGGTTTCCTTAAGGATTTCCCCTATGCCTTCACTCCCCGCAGGGCTGACGCTCTGCCATGACCTGACCCCGGCCGCATGGGTCCGCGCCGCGCTGCCGGACTTCGCGGCCGGCATGGTCGGCTCGCTGCTGCCCGCCGGGTACGAGCGGTACGTACGCGTGCTGCATCCGGCCGGGTGCGACGAGGACGACGACACGGACGGGGACGACGGGCCGGGCGAGGGTACGCTGCCGGGCCCGCTGGCCGCGCCGTTGGCGTCGGTCCTGGAGGGGTGCACGGACACACCGGACGACTGCTACTTCGGGGTGTGGGAGGGGTGCGGCTACTTCGACGACGGCACGGTGAGTGCCCTGCTCGTGAGCGGGACGAGCACCGTGTCGTGGCAGGCGCGACCGGCCGTCGACATCACGGGCGCGCCCCGCCTCGAACTCCCGCACCGCGAGTACGCCGTGTTCCGCGGCCCGGTCGCCTCGGTGACCGCCCTCGCCATGACGGTCGCGGGTGAGATCGGCGAGGGCGCCGATGTGGCCAACGCCCTCGTACCCGACCTGTGGTGGCCCGCCGACCGCTCCTGGTTCGTGCACGGGGACACCGATCTCACGGCGACGTGGATCGCCTGCTCCGCCGCCACGGCGGAGCAGGTGCTCGGGCACCCGGACCTGGAGGCCGTCGTCATGTCCCCGGACTCACCGGTGCTCCCCTGACGACCGGGTCAGTCGGCGAGCGCGCCCATCGGGTCCCAGGCCGGCAGCACGATCGGCGGCTCGTCGAGGGCGGCGGAGAGCTCCGGCGGAAGCGCGGAGCGGCGGACCGCGACCTCGAAGACGTGCTCGCCGAACCACGAGTCGTTCATGGTCCAGAAGCCCTTGTCGGCCTTCTCCTCGCCCCAGCTGTTCTCGACCCGCCAGCGGCGCGGCGTGCCGTCCACCACGTCGACGCCGGTGAAGAGCATCGCGTGGGTCATCTGGGTCTCGTGGTGGAGGAGCCGGTCCGCCTTGTCGAGCTCGAACGACGCGTCGTAGACGGACTCGTAGTCGAAGAGCTCGGCGTCCCAGATGCCGAGGTCGGGGCGCATCTGCTGGGCGACGTCGCAGCCGAACCAGACGGGCTCGCCGCTCACGACTGCCTCCATGGTGAGGCGCTTCAGCAGGTCGATGTCCGCGTTGAGGTAGACCACGGGCGGGGCCTCGACGATATTGCCCAGGTGCTCGACGGTGAAGGTGCGTCCTGCCGGGCTCGACTCGCGCGGGTCGTGGACGAGGCACACGTACTCGTCGAGGGGTATCTGTACGTACGCCTCGGCGAACTCGGTCGGTGTCATCCAGCCTTCGCGGTGGAACTCCTGGTCCTTGTCCCGCCACTGCCACAGGAACGTCTGCGGCGGTGTGCCGAGGTGGATGCTGAGCACGCGGTGGACGGCGCCGAGCACCTCCGCCTTGCGTGCGCGCTGCGCCTCCACACCTTCCGCCACCGCGCCGCGCAGATCACGGGCGCCCTGGCGGAGCAGGCTCATCAGGGCCCGGTTCATCGGCCCGGTCGCCGACGAGCTCTCGGTCTCCGGCATCGCCGACTTGGGCACCAGGCCGTGCTTGGCGACCAGCGCCACGAACATGTTCCACTGCCCGCCGTCGCTGATCGGGTCGCCGAGCAGATGTGCCACCGTACGGTCGTCGACATCGCGGTCGGAGGTGTCGATGACGCTCTCGAGGAAGTGGTTCGCGCGCTCGAACTTGTCCCACCACAGCACGTAGTTCTGGGAGAACTCGAAGTCCTTCACGCCGAGCTTCTCCGCGGCGCCGACGCGCAGCAGGTTGAGCCCGGCGAACATCCAACAGCGGCCGCTGCGCTTCTGGTTGGTGACCTTCCAGTCGTCCAGGTGGTGCGAGACCGAGTGGTCGATGGCGGTGACGATCCGCCGGTCCAGGGCTATGTCGTCCACCGTCGTCTGCGTCACGGCGTTCTGCATCAGCCGGTTCGCGGGCCGGGCGGCGAACTCCTTCTCGTAGGACTCGAGTTGTGCCGGGGTCAGACTGCGGTCGCTGTCGGCCGGAGCGTCGGTGGAGTGAGAGGTGTGGTCATGTCCGAGCGTCACAGTGTCCGCTTCCCATTCTTGAAGCGGCCCCGTGCTCACACGGGGCCTGGGCAGGTAAAAGGGGCAACGCGCTCTCACCGTCGCACGACCGTTCTAGCCAGTCAACGGACCGGTGTTCATGATCGTCGGTCCACCACTCAGCCCTCGACGTCCTGCGGATACCACCGCAGTTCGACCGTGTTCCCGTCCGGGTCCTTGACGTACACCGACTGCGCCTGACCCCGCGCACCCCAGCGCGGCACGGGACCCTCCAGGACCTCGAACGCCCCCGAGTCGATGACCTCCTGCCAGTCCAGGGGGTCGACGACGAGGCAGAAGTGGTCGACGTTGGACTCGACCCGCGGGGTGGCGAACAGGTCGATGACCGTGCTGTCGTCGATCCGCACGGACGGGAACGGCACCTTCCCGGCCCGCCACTCCTCCACCCGCTCGGGCGCGAGCCCCAGTCGGCCGGTGTAGAACTCCAGCGACTTGTCGACGTCGGCCACGTTCAGCACCAGGTGATCGAGAGCTTTGACTCGCATGGGTGGGGTCCCCGTTCCTGTCGGTTGCGCGGTCATGGACTACCTAGTCCAGCAGCCACGCGGCGGCAAGGGCTATTCCCCGGCGCGCCCCTTCTCCGCGATCTCCTGCGTCACCCTCAGGAACCGCTCGGCCTCCTCCAGGGTGTGGCAGTGCAGCGGGGAGACACGGACGACGCCCTCCAGGCCCACCGCGCGCAGGATGCGCTCGGAGTAGGGGCTGCTCGCCACCCGCTCGTAGACGATGACGCCGCGTTCCTCGTAGGCGCGTACGGCGTCGGCGCAGGACAGGTCGTCGAAGGTGAGGGGCACGATCAGGTCGCGCGGCAGGGTGGCGGCGCGGTCGGCGAAGTGGACGTGGACACCGGGGATCCGGCGCAGGCCGCGCTGGTGCTCCGTACCGTCCAGGAGGGTGTGGAGGAGGGCCTGTTCGTGGGCGTGGACGGCCCGCATTCCGGCGACGAGGGCGGTGCGGCGGTCGGTGCCGGGCGCGGTGTCACCGACCGTGGCGAGGTAGTCGACGATCGCCGAGAAACCGGCGTAGACGGCGGGCGCGGAGCTGCCGACGGCCCAGGTTTCGGCGCTCGCGGCGGCAAGCTTGTCGTGCGGGAGACGCGCGAGCCGCGGCGAGAGGTAGGTGAACGCGTTGCCGCGGTCGCCGAACATCTTGTACGGGGCGATGTTCACGGCGTCGACGCCCCACGCCTGTGCGTCGACGACGCCGTGCGGGGCGTACTGGACGCCGTCGGTGATCACGTACGCGTCGGGGTTCTTGGCCCGCACCGCCGCCACGACCGCCGGGATGTCGGTGACGGCCCCGGTGATGTTGGACGTGGCGATGACGGAGACCAGCGAGGTGCCTTCGTCGACGAGCGCGGCGACGGCCGCCGGGTCGATGCCTCCGGTCTCCTGGTCGGCGGGCGCGACGCGGAGTTCCTGACCGGTGCGTTCGGCGTCGCGGGTGCAGGAGTCGAAGGACGAGGGGTGCTCGATGGCCGTCGTGACGATGTTCGTGCCGGGCACGTGGTCGGTGATGACGCGGACGATCGCGAACATGCCCTGGGAGGCCGTCGCGGTGGGCAGCAGCGCCCCGTCGGGATCGCCGTTGAAGAAGGCGAACAGGTCCTGCTCGCCCTGCTGTTGCACGCGGGCGAGGTCGCGGGCGACGCGCGTGGGGCGGGAGTTGCTGTCCGGCGAGAGGGACACGTCGAGCGCGCGCTCGGCGGCGGCGCGCAGCCGCAGCGAGCCACCGGAGTTCTCGAAGAAGAGCCGGTCCGCGCCGTGCATGTCCCTTTCCAGATGGGCGAATTGGGACCGTACGTAGTCCATGGTCTTAGCGGAGAAGGGGCGCGCTTCGGGGGTGGTGCGGGGCACGGATGACTCCAAGTCGTAGCGAAGAATGGTGAATTGAGGAGTAGACGGGTCAGTTCATGCGCGCGAGGAAGGCGCGGGTGCGTTCGGCGCGCGGGTTGTCGATCACCTCGCCGGGCGGGCCCTGCTCGACCACCTTGCCGCCGTCCATGAAGATGACCCGGTCGGCGACCTCACGGGCGAAGCCCATCTCGTGCGTGACCACGATCATGGTCATGCCGTCGCGGGCGAGGTCCTTCATCACGGCGAGGACCTCGCCGACCAGTTCCGGGTCGAGGGCGGAGGTGGGCTCGTCGAACAGCATCAACTTCGGGCGCATCGCCAACGCGCGGGCGATGGCGACGCGTTGCTGCTGCCCGCCGGAGAGGTGATTGGGGTACGCGTCGACCTTGTCGGCGAGACCCACGCGCGCGAGCAGCTGCCGGGCGTGTGCGAGAGCGGCTTCGCGCGGCTCCTTGCGGACGAGCAGCGGCCCCTCGACGACGTTCTCGAGGTTCGTGCGGTGCGGGAAGAGGTTGAAGCGCTGGAAGACCATGCCGATGTCGGCGCGCTGACGGGCGAGTTGCCTCCCGCTCAGTTCGAGCAGCCGGGCGCTCTCGCGTCGGTAGCCCATGATCTCGCCGTCGACGCCGACCACGCCCGCGTCCGGCCGCTCCAGCCGGTTGAGGCAGCGCAGCAGGGTGCTCTTGCCGGACCCGGACGGGCCGAGCAGACAGACCACTTCACCGCGGTCGACGTCGAAGTCGAGGCCGTCGAGGACGGTCAGCGAGCCGTACGACTTGGTGATCCCACGGGCCTGCACCATGGCGGTGCCGGAGACGGTGGCGGTGCCGGTGCTGATGCCGGTCATGCGGCGGCCTCCTTCGGGTTCTTGCGTTCCTGCACGCGCGCGTGCCCGTAGCCCTGGTTGAGCCGCTTCTCCAGCACGTGCTGGCCGAGTGTGGCCAGGGAGACGAGCGCCAGGTACCAGAGGCTCGCGACGATCAGGAGCGGGACGACCTCGTAGTTGGTGGCGTAGATGTGCTGGACGGCGGAGAGCAGGTCGAGCCCTGAGACGAAGGCGACCAGAGACGTGGCCTTGAAGAGGTTGACGAACTGGTTCACCGACGGCGGCACGATCACCCGCAGGGCCTGCGGCAGCAGCACGCGCCGCAGCAGCTGACCGCTCGTCATGCCGATGGATTCGGCGGCCTCGATCTGTCCTCGGTCGACGGCGAGGAAGCCGCCGCGCACGATCTCCGCCATGTAGGCGCCCTCGTGCAGGCCGAAGGCGAGGAGGGCCGCGGTGAACCAGTCGATGGCGTCGTTGGTGTCGATGCCGCCGGCACCCTGCCCGAAGAACATCGCGGGCCCCAACTCGGGGAAGACCAGGGCCAGGTTGAACCAGAAGATCAGCTGGACGAGCAGCGGCGTACCGCGGAAGAACCACACGAAAAGTGAGGCGGCCGCGGACAGGGCCCGGTTGCCCGACGTCCGCAGCACGGCGACCACGACCCCGATGACGACGGCGAGCGCCATGCACACCACGGTGAGGAGCACGGTCCAGCCGATGCCGTGCAGGATGTCGGCGTCGAAGAGATAGTCGCCGACCACCGGCCAGCCCATGTTGGAGTTGCCCGCGACCGATACGAGGAGCAGGGCGAGCAGCGCGATGACCACCGCGCTCGCGGCCCACTGCCAGGGCCTGCGGACCGGGGTGACGGGCAGCGCGGCGGCGGCTTCGATGTCGAGGGCGCGCGACGGGACGGTCGGGGCGCTCATGACGTGGCCGCGTTCACGCGTGGAGAGTCCATCGCCAGCTGCCCCATGTCCCAGTGCTTCAGGATCCGTTCATAGCTTCCGTTGCGCATGATCTCCTCGAATGCGGCGCCGAGCGCCTTGCGAAGGGGTGCGTCGTCCTTGCGTACGGCCGCGCCGTGGAACTGTTCGTAGAAGGGGGATCCGG
Protein-coding sequences here:
- a CDS encoding aminopeptidase C, which translates into the protein MTLGHDHTSHSTDAPADSDRSLTPAQLESYEKEFAARPANRLMQNAVTQTTVDDIALDRRIVTAIDHSVSHHLDDWKVTNQKRSGRCWMFAGLNLLRVGAAEKLGVKDFEFSQNYVLWWDKFERANHFLESVIDTSDRDVDDRTVAHLLGDPISDGGQWNMFVALVAKHGLVPKSAMPETESSSATGPMNRALMSLLRQGARDLRGAVAEGVEAQRARKAEVLGAVHRVLSIHLGTPPQTFLWQWRDKDQEFHREGWMTPTEFAEAYVQIPLDEYVCLVHDPRESSPAGRTFTVEHLGNIVEAPPVVYLNADIDLLKRLTMEAVVSGEPVWFGCDVAQQMRPDLGIWDAELFDYESVYDASFELDKADRLLHHETQMTHAMLFTGVDVVDGTPRRWRVENSWGEEKADKGFWTMNDSWFGEHVFEVAVRRSALPPELSAALDEPPIVLPAWDPMGALAD
- a CDS encoding VOC family protein produces the protein MRVKALDHLVLNVADVDKSLEFYTGRLGLAPERVEEWRAGKVPFPSVRIDDSTVIDLFATPRVESNVDHFCLVVDPLDWQEVIDSGAFEVLEGPVPRWGARGQAQSVYVKDPDGNTVELRWYPQDVEG
- a CDS encoding aminotransferase class V-fold PLP-dependent enzyme — encoded protein: MPRTTPEARPFSAKTMDYVRSQFAHLERDMHGADRLFFENSGGSLRLRAAAERALDVSLSPDSNSRPTRVARDLARVQQQGEQDLFAFFNGDPDGALLPTATASQGMFAIVRVITDHVPGTNIVTTAIEHPSSFDSCTRDAERTGQELRVAPADQETGGIDPAAVAALVDEGTSLVSVIATSNITGAVTDIPAVVAAVRAKNPDAYVITDGVQYAPHGVVDAQAWGVDAVNIAPYKMFGDRGNAFTYLSPRLARLPHDKLAAASAETWAVGSSAPAVYAGFSAIVDYLATVGDTAPGTDRRTALVAGMRAVHAHEQALLHTLLDGTEHQRGLRRIPGVHVHFADRAATLPRDLIVPLTFDDLSCADAVRAYEERGVIVYERVASSPYSERILRAVGLEGVVRVSPLHCHTLEEAERFLRVTQEIAEKGRAGE
- a CDS encoding amino acid ABC transporter ATP-binding protein: MTGISTGTATVSGTAMVQARGITKSYGSLTVLDGLDFDVDRGEVVCLLGPSGSGKSTLLRCLNRLERPDAGVVGVDGEIMGYRRESARLLELSGRQLARQRADIGMVFQRFNLFPHRTNLENVVEGPLLVRKEPREAALAHARQLLARVGLADKVDAYPNHLSGGQQQRVAIARALAMRPKLMLFDEPTSALDPELVGEVLAVMKDLARDGMTMIVVTHEMGFAREVADRVIFMDGGKVVEQGPPGEVIDNPRAERTRAFLARMN
- a CDS encoding amino acid ABC transporter permease, producing the protein MSAPTVPSRALDIEAAAALPVTPVRRPWQWAASAVVIALLALLLVSVAGNSNMGWPVVGDYLFDADILHGIGWTVLLTVVCMALAVVIGVVVAVLRTSGNRALSAAASLFVWFFRGTPLLVQLIFWFNLALVFPELGPAMFFGQGAGGIDTNDAIDWFTAALLAFGLHEGAYMAEIVRGGFLAVDRGQIEAAESIGMTSGQLLRRVLLPQALRVIVPPSVNQFVNLFKATSLVAFVSGLDLLSAVQHIYATNYEVVPLLIVASLWYLALVSLATLGQHVLEKRLNQGYGHARVQERKNPKEAAA